One stretch of Callospermophilus lateralis isolate mCalLat2 chromosome 11, mCalLat2.hap1, whole genome shotgun sequence DNA includes these proteins:
- the Tlcd2 gene encoding LOW QUALITY PROTEIN: TLC domain-containing protein 2 (The sequence of the model RefSeq protein was modified relative to this genomic sequence to represent the inferred CDS: inserted 3 bases in 2 codons; deleted 2 bases in 2 codons; substituted 2 bases at 2 genomic stop codons) has translation MAPSGFLVTGASFAAFRGLHRGLQLLPMLGSTAQNRWKWRYIVVSLMHSLLTGTGTGVLLRSPSPTSIGYFLANGAYMLWNQTLXQAXDLLCHHLIICCLSTIVLSGHYVGFLVVSLLLELNSACLQLQKLQLLQLLQLLSHQTLFLAFSVTSXALFHLILLWXMSLWLLWQQCQVPLACLVILGGTGLVTVGAAGITLCVGIQIGHHCGLGPTLPWVEENQVD, from the exons ATGGCGCCTTCGGGATTTCTTGTGACTGGAGCCTCCTTCGCCGCCTTCCGGGGGCTGCACCGGGGGCTGCAGTTGCTGCCCATGCTGGGATCTACTGCACAGAACCGCTGGAAGTGGCGGTACATC GTAGTCTCGCTGATGCACAGCCTGCTCACCGGGACCGGGACCGGGGTGCTGCTCCG GTCCCCTTCTCCCACCTCCATAGGTTACTTCCTGGCCAATGGAGCTTACATGCTGTGGAACCAGACCT GTCAGGCCTAGGACCTTCTTTGTCACCATTTG ATAATATGCTGCCTCAGCACCATTGTTCTGTCTGGTCACTATGTGGGCTTCTTAGTGGTGTCTCTGCTCTTGGAGCTGAACTCTGCCTGCTTGCAACTACAGAAGCTGCAGCTGCTGCAGCTGCTGCAGCTGCTTTCTCACCAAACCCTATTCCTCGCCTTCAGTGTGACCAG GGCCCTCTTCCATCTGATACTCCTGTGGTAGATGAGTCTGTGGTTGCTCTGGCAGCAATGTCAGGTGCCTCTTGCTTGT CTGGTCATCCTTGGTGGAACTGGACTGGTCACTGTGGGTGCTGCAGGCATTACACTGTGTGTTGGAATCCAGATCGGTCATCACTGTGGCCTTGGCCCCACCCTTCCTTGGGTTGAAGAAAACCAGGTGGACTAG